The following nucleotide sequence is from Paracrocinitomix mangrovi.
ACAGTTTCATCTGTTGACTCAATTTGATCCTGGATTTTTTGGTTTTCTAAAGTATTAGTTTTATCATCTATATCTTCTGTTGTTGAGTTGTTAATTGAAATAATTTGTTTAGTGGACTGGTCATTTTCAACTTGCGCTAAATTTTCCAGATTTTCTGATACATCATTAAAAGCTATCAATTGTGGTTGGCTACTTGTTACCTCTACTTCCGGAGGTGCTTCGGTGTTTAAAACCGATTGATCCGCAAGTTGCTCTTCCCCGCTAAATGCTATCACTCCTCCAACGATTATTGAAACTGATGCTAAACCTGTGGTGCCGATAAACCAGGACGATTTGTAAAAAGGCTTGGTCATCACTGCGTGGTTTTTTAACAAGCCATTAAAATCTTTATGAGCTTGTATGGATTTGGAATCGACTGGTGGTCTGTCCAAATTAATCTTTACGTTTTTCATTAGTAAATGTTTAATTCCTACTTACCGGGAGACATTTTCTTCGATAAATAAAATAACTGGCCCAGTAAGAACTACTTATTTTATTCATGTTGATTACTTCTCCTCTATTCATTATCTTATTAGCTGTAAAGCTTTATTGCCTCGGCCACCGGAGCAACCGAGGCATTATTATTATTTAATCTTTTCAAAAATCTTTCTCATTTTCTTAACCACTCTATGAGATTTCACTTTTGCATTATTTTCAGTGAGATCTAATATATCTCCAATTTCACGGAATGATCTTTTCTCAAAAAATCTTAATTCGACCATCTGAATTTCTTCTTCATTTAGTTTTTCGATAACCTTTAAAAGCTTTGCACGGTTTTCTAAGGTTTTATCTTCATCCCATTCCTCAATCATTTCAAAGAGATGCATACTTTCAACATTAACTGTTCTACTCGCTTTTTTATCTCTAAAAGATTGATACAGTTCAGATTTTGCGATTCTATACAACCATGAAGCGAATGGCACACCACGATATTCATATTTATGAATGTTGTTTAGCGCTTTTAAAAACACCTGACTGGTTACATCATATGCGGTGTCTTTGTCATCCATTCTTTGGTAGATATACCTAAAAATCTGTTCGTAATATTTGTTGTAAAGTGGCTCAAACCCCTTGGGATCCTCCTTCGCGTACTTTACCCACCTAAGCTCCTCCTGGAGCTTATCCTCTGTGTGATGATAAATAGGGTTGACTGGCATAATTCTCTGTTTGGTTTTATTTCCTTTGCAATTGTTATAATTCTGAATTGCCGGTTGGTTACAAATTATTTTCTATCTGTTATTGTAAAGCAATTTCTTTGCCATAATCATTGAACGAAGATAAAATCTATCTATTGTGTAGACTATACACGAATAATATTTCAAGAATAGCGGAAAAAAATTGGTTTTAATTGCACTAATAAGTTACAACAATAAAATCAAAATAAAAAATCAAATTGCCGCATGAAACAATTGATTTACAAATACTACGACCTTCCATTCATATTATTTTTAGCCATGACAGCTTGTCATCAGTACGTAATAAAAACATCTGATCACTACTTGTTTGACGACATTTCAAAGATTCCTAAAAAGAAAACAGCTCTTGTGCTTGGAGCTAGTAAATACAGTAGAAATGGCAATTTAAATCCCTACTTTGTTAATAGGATGTATGCTGCGGCAGATCTTTACTTTGAAGGTAAGGTTGAAAAAATTCTGGTAAGTGGGGATAACCACATTTCTTCCTATGACGAACCTACTGATATGGCAAACTTTTTAATCGAACTAGGTGTTCCAAAAAAGGATATCATTTTGGATTATGCAGGATTTAGAACGCTAGATTCCGTTGTTAGGGCCAAAAAAGTTTTCAATTGCGACGAGTTAATAATTGTCAGTCAAAAATTTCATAATCAAAGAGCTATTTACATTGCCAGACAATACAAGATTGATGCTGTAGCCTACAATGCTAAAGACGTAGCGAGCAGTAACAACTTCACACATTACCGCGAAATATTGGCGAAATTTGTTACAATTTTGGATGTTCATCTATTTAAAACCAAACCTAAATTTTTATAGTTCCGTATTATAAGTCATAAAGAGAATTTATAATTTTACCTCAGTATTGTTACTAAGATGAAATTTAAGGCACTACTTCTTATATCCGGATTTGTATTTTTATTGTCTTGCAGTAAAGATCCTCAGGCTTGTATTGATTTAAGTACAACATCTGCTTCTGTAGGTGAAGAGGTTACTTTTACATCTTGCTCAAAAAATGCGCTTAGCTACATATGGAGCATAGAGGGACCAACCGGAGTTGAAGAAAATGATA
It contains:
- a CDS encoding SanA/YdcF family protein codes for the protein MKQLIYKYYDLPFILFLAMTACHQYVIKTSDHYLFDDISKIPKKKTALVLGASKYSRNGNLNPYFVNRMYAAADLYFEGKVEKILVSGDNHISSYDEPTDMANFLIELGVPKKDIILDYAGFRTLDSVVRAKKVFNCDELIIVSQKFHNQRAIYIARQYKIDAVAYNAKDVASSNNFTHYREILAKFVTILDVHLFKTKPKFL
- a CDS encoding RNA polymerase sigma factor, with protein sequence MPVNPIYHHTEDKLQEELRWVKYAKEDPKGFEPLYNKYYEQIFRYIYQRMDDKDTAYDVTSQVFLKALNNIHKYEYRGVPFASWLYRIAKSELYQSFRDKKASRTVNVESMHLFEMIEEWDEDKTLENRAKLLKVIEKLNEEEIQMVELRFFEKRSFREIGDILDLTENNAKVKSHRVVKKMRKIFEKIK